Proteins co-encoded in one Pseudomonadota bacterium genomic window:
- a CDS encoding RiPP maturation radical SAM protein 1, which yields MTVALVNMPFAPATRPSIQIGLLAALLEAAEVSFVEHHAAVSFHERLRQVGALSQYTAQSPSMVSEWYFGAGAADTPEIDAISRLRLEAHGREVGFSFAEMLRLRHEVVPAFLDEVTQAVVASRPRVVAFTLSYAQLNASFTLAERIKSQLPEVVTVFGGAGSQVHEAACREYMRAFPAIDVMILGEAEHAWVSLVRLLLEGAPPTAHGALAALPDLMLRDGEAVMRTEGRAPALALDVSPMPRYDGWFAAREAMPPETRRSLEPVLLMELGRGCTWGDERTCSFCAFLFHGRYRSKSRSRILDELKELTRRHRRKTIYLVDDIVTNSQIADLLPAMREAVPGLLIHFLEMRTATTRRHVQALADSGVCLVQPGTENFDDGLLKRISKGTTTFHNVQFLRWAKEAGVRVSHNVLLAVPQSTREEVERQLGVVSLLTHLDPPFSFPVQIVRFSPYHAEPARYGLGPLRPDPFYRAVHRPGIDIDQVAYEFVEEEGTDPHADLHAQTHRAVGAWQRRWSRLPLPFLVYEADGDGAVIVDGRALGTPKVLRLDAVAAAVHASICDCPQSEEGVLRALRQQGIDADPTRVREVLDDLTGRGLALHLRERWLALATAADATRRSQPVPVISADGAVPSGGASTRH from the coding sequence ATGACCGTTGCCCTGGTCAACATGCCGTTTGCCCCCGCCACGCGGCCTTCCATCCAGATCGGCCTGCTGGCGGCGCTCCTCGAGGCGGCGGAAGTCTCGTTTGTCGAGCATCACGCGGCCGTCTCCTTCCACGAGCGCCTGCGCCAGGTGGGAGCCCTGTCGCAGTACACCGCGCAGTCGCCGTCGATGGTGTCGGAGTGGTACTTCGGCGCAGGGGCGGCCGACACACCGGAGATCGACGCGATCTCTCGCTTGCGGCTCGAGGCCCACGGGCGCGAGGTGGGGTTCTCGTTCGCCGAGATGCTACGGCTGCGCCACGAGGTGGTTCCCGCCTTCCTCGACGAGGTGACCCAGGCGGTGGTCGCCTCGCGCCCGCGGGTCGTGGCGTTCACGCTCTCGTACGCACAGCTCAACGCCTCGTTCACGCTTGCCGAGCGCATCAAGTCGCAGCTACCTGAGGTGGTGACGGTCTTCGGCGGAGCCGGGTCGCAGGTTCACGAGGCCGCGTGCCGCGAGTACATGCGGGCGTTCCCCGCCATCGACGTCATGATTCTGGGCGAGGCAGAGCACGCCTGGGTGAGCCTCGTCAGGCTGCTGCTCGAGGGCGCCCCCCCCACCGCGCACGGGGCACTGGCGGCGCTCCCCGATCTGATGCTGCGTGACGGGGAGGCGGTGATGCGCACCGAGGGGCGGGCGCCAGCGCTTGCTCTCGACGTCTCACCCATGCCGCGCTATGACGGATGGTTCGCAGCCCGCGAGGCGATGCCGCCCGAGACCCGGCGCAGCCTCGAGCCAGTGCTGCTCATGGAGCTGGGCCGCGGGTGCACGTGGGGAGATGAGAGAACCTGTTCGTTCTGCGCCTTCCTCTTCCACGGGCGCTATCGCAGCAAGAGCCGTTCGCGCATCCTCGATGAGCTGAAGGAGCTGACGCGTCGCCATCGTCGCAAGACCATCTATCTGGTTGACGACATCGTAACGAACAGCCAGATCGCCGACCTCCTCCCCGCCATGCGCGAAGCCGTTCCGGGGCTTCTCATCCATTTTCTGGAGATGCGCACCGCCACCACGCGCCGCCACGTGCAGGCCCTGGCCGACAGCGGGGTCTGCCTGGTCCAGCCGGGCACCGAGAACTTCGATGATGGTCTGCTCAAGCGCATCAGCAAGGGCACCACGACCTTCCACAACGTCCAGTTCCTCAGATGGGCCAAAGAGGCCGGGGTACGGGTGTCGCACAACGTGCTCCTCGCGGTGCCCCAGTCCACGCGGGAAGAGGTCGAGCGCCAGCTGGGCGTGGTCTCGCTGCTGACCCACCTCGACCCCCCGTTCTCGTTTCCCGTGCAGATCGTCCGGTTCTCGCCCTATCACGCTGAGCCGGCGCGTTACGGCCTGGGTCCGCTCCGCCCCGATCCGTTCTATCGCGCGGTCCATCGACCGGGGATTGACATCGATCAGGTGGCCTACGAGTTCGTCGAGGAGGAAGGCACCGATCCCCACGCAGACCTCCACGCCCAGACCCATCGTGCGGTCGGTGCCTGGCAGCGCCGCTGGTCGCGCCTTCCGCTGCCCTTCCTCGTCTATGAAGCGGATGGAGATGGGGCGGTCATCGTCGATGGGCGTGCCCTGGGGACCCCGAAGGTGCTTCGGCTCGACGCAGTGGCCGCTGCCGTGCACGCGTCCATCTGCGATTGCCCCCAGAGCGAGGAGGGGGTCTTGCGCGCGCTGCGCCAGCAGGGCATCGACGCAGACCCGACGCGCGTGCGCGAGGTGCTCGACGATCTCACCGGCCGTGGCCTGGCCCTGCATCTGAGGGAGCGCTGGCTCGCCCTCGCCACGGCCGCCGACGCCACGCGGCGTTCGCAGCCTGTGCCTGTGATTTCTGCGGATGGCGCGGTGCCGTCGGGGGGGGCTTCTACCCGTCATTAG
- the coaBC gene encoding bifunctional phosphopantothenoylcysteine decarboxylase/phosphopantothenate--cysteine ligase CoaBC — protein sequence MDIYDWDLSPPRSPAIGDHDVPSLSSHLAGRRVALLVSGGIAAMKTPLLARALRRRGADVVAFCSEEALRYVGRQALEWATCHEVVTTLTWRAEHLSDANPFDLYLVAPATYNTIGKVASGIADTVVTAALASALGRLREGRATVMMAPTMHGSMHTDVLVRSCRALSDLGVRLLAPRDDYGKHNLPDDETIVAAACRALSASPLRGRKVLVTGGPTPVPIDRVRRIMNRFRGRLGAAITEDLLLRGADVTFVLGDGAWKPPAWVPVQVAPTYDDYKRLVLEHVNRGLDAGVFSAGVADYRPRVAVDGKIESGAASLTLELEPTEKVIEMARDADPGLFMVTFKYLEHASLEALLEEARRRLDRYPVVVANRGAETHGNEQTAWIVTRDGETRVEDKEAIAGAICDALERQLPRGGSSGVG from the coding sequence ATGGACATCTACGACTGGGATCTCTCTCCGCCCCGTTCCCCCGCCATCGGAGATCACGATGTGCCGTCTCTCTCGTCGCATCTGGCCGGCAGGCGTGTAGCGCTTCTGGTGAGCGGCGGCATCGCCGCGATGAAGACCCCGCTGCTGGCGCGGGCGCTGCGACGACGCGGCGCCGACGTCGTGGCCTTCTGCAGCGAGGAGGCGCTGCGCTACGTCGGGCGCCAGGCGCTCGAGTGGGCCACGTGCCACGAGGTCGTCACCACGCTCACCTGGCGTGCCGAGCACCTCTCTGACGCGAACCCCTTCGATCTCTACCTCGTTGCGCCGGCCACGTACAACACCATCGGCAAGGTGGCTTCCGGCATCGCCGACACCGTTGTGACGGCCGCCCTCGCCTCTGCGCTGGGGCGTCTGCGCGAGGGGCGCGCGACGGTCATGATGGCGCCCACCATGCACGGCTCGATGCACACCGACGTGCTGGTGCGCAGCTGCCGCGCCCTGTCTGACCTGGGGGTCCGGCTGCTGGCGCCGCGCGACGACTACGGCAAGCACAACCTCCCCGATGACGAGACCATCGTTGCCGCCGCCTGTCGCGCGCTCTCCGCGTCGCCCCTGCGCGGGCGCAAGGTTCTGGTGACCGGTGGCCCCACGCCCGTTCCCATCGATCGGGTGCGGCGCATCATGAATCGATTCCGGGGTCGTCTCGGCGCGGCCATCACGGAGGACCTGCTGCTGCGGGGCGCCGACGTGACATTCGTTCTGGGCGATGGGGCGTGGAAGCCCCCTGCCTGGGTGCCGGTGCAGGTGGCGCCGACCTACGACGACTACAAGCGTCTCGTGCTCGAGCATGTCAATCGAGGGCTCGACGCCGGGGTGTTCTCCGCTGGCGTGGCCGACTATCGACCCCGTGTCGCGGTCGATGGAAAGATCGAGAGCGGGGCGGCCTCGCTGACGCTCGAGCTCGAGCCTACAGAGAAGGTCATCGAGATGGCGCGTGACGCCGACCCGGGGCTCTTCATGGTCACGTTCAAGTACCTCGAGCACGCCTCTCTCGAAGCGCTGCTCGAGGAAGCCCGCCGACGCCTCGATCGCTATCCCGTCGTGGTGGCCAACCGCGGCGCGGAGACCCACGGGAACGAGCAGACGGCCTGGATCGTCACCCGCGACGGGGAGACGCGCGTCGAAGACAAGGAAGCCATTGCCGGCGCCATCTGCGATGCGCTCGAGCGGCAGCTGCCGCGAGGGGGGAGCTCTGGCGTCGGATGA